One window of Flavobacteriales bacterium genomic DNA carries:
- a CDS encoding 4Fe-4S dicluster domain-containing protein — MAIIITEECINCGACEPECPNNAIYEGGAEWRLSDGTSLNGQQTVPTGNSYDADAAQAPILMDIYYIVPDKCTECTGFHDEPQCAAVCPVDCCVDDPDHRETKEELLAKKEFMHL, encoded by the coding sequence ATGGCTATCATCATCACGGAGGAATGCATCAATTGCGGGGCCTGCGAACCGGAATGCCCCAACAACGCCATCTATGAGGGCGGCGCGGAGTGGAGGTTGAGCGACGGCACCAGCCTGAACGGCCAGCAGACCGTGCCCACGGGCAACAGCTACGACGCTGATGCCGCCCAAGCACCGATCTTGATGGACATCTATTACATCGTGCCGGACAAATGCACGGAATGCACGGGCTTCCACGATGAGCCGCAGTGCGCCGCCGTTTGCCCCGTGGATTGCTGCGTGGACGATCCGGACCACCGCGAGACCAAGGAGGAGCTGCTCGCGAAGAAGGAGTTCATGCACTTGTGA
- a CDS encoding ATP-dependent zinc protease encodes MAKAKVTVGRLEYIALPKLGVARVHAKLDTGAYRSALHYQKLSVRAADGQQELVVTFNMGRKRTKVVFHEFQRVTVKSSTGQRTERYLVTTTVKLNAHAVRTQFTLFDRSDMKYQVLLGRKFMQGRFVVDVARKNVLDRTEEPGK; translated from the coding sequence ATGGCAAAAGCCAAGGTCACCGTCGGTAGGCTGGAGTACATCGCCTTGCCCAAGCTGGGCGTTGCCCGGGTGCATGCCAAACTGGACACCGGTGCCTATCGCAGCGCGCTGCACTACCAGAAGCTGAGCGTGCGTGCGGCGGATGGCCAACAGGAACTGGTGGTCACCTTCAACATGGGGCGCAAGCGCACCAAGGTGGTATTCCATGAATTCCAACGGGTAACGGTAAAAAGCAGCACGGGGCAACGCACCGAGCGCTATTTGGTCACCACCACGGTGAAGCTCAATGCGCATGCGGTCAGGACCCAGTTCACCCTGTTCGACCGCAGCGACATGAAGTACCAGGTGCTGTTGGGCCGGAAATTCATGCAAGGTCGGTTCGTGGTGGATGTTGCGCGGAAGAACGTGCTGGACCGGACCGAAGAACCGGGTAAATGA
- a CDS encoding acyl-CoA reductase produces the protein MSNRTSLSGTSELATRISAFAQLGRALEQFSTKAAWPGHSCGSTEDEYDAFDSALVHARVRNGWFTEEQVRFAAKGLSMMLDPRSLETWLANYPALNEPHALKIVGIIMAGNIPFVGFHDLLCVLLCGHRAKVKVASDDAGLTPALIQLLACFSPEMAAKVEMPNGKLGEVDAIIATGSDNTARYFEHYFGQLPRIVRKNRTSVAVLDGSESEAELAALGEDVFRYFGLGCRNVGKVLIPQDFDLDRLFGALFPWKEIINHNKYANNYDYNKAVWLLDRAPITENGFLILKEEKALNSPVAALYYERYADASAVQALLKEEEGRLQCVVGHGHIPFGEAQYPGPGEYADNVDTLEFLLGLDHSSVYS, from the coding sequence GTGAGCAATCGTACATCCCTTTCCGGAACTTCCGAACTGGCAACGCGCATTTCCGCGTTCGCGCAGTTAGGCCGTGCGCTGGAACAATTCTCGACCAAGGCCGCGTGGCCGGGCCATTCCTGTGGATCCACCGAGGATGAATACGACGCGTTCGATAGCGCACTTGTCCATGCCCGCGTGAGAAACGGCTGGTTCACGGAGGAGCAGGTCCGCTTCGCTGCGAAGGGGCTTTCGATGATGCTGGACCCACGATCGCTGGAAACATGGCTGGCGAACTATCCAGCGCTGAACGAGCCGCACGCGCTCAAGATCGTCGGCATCATCATGGCGGGCAACATCCCGTTCGTGGGCTTCCATGACCTACTGTGCGTGCTTCTCTGCGGACATCGCGCCAAGGTGAAGGTCGCTTCCGACGATGCGGGGCTCACCCCGGCGCTGATCCAATTGCTTGCGTGCTTCTCGCCGGAAATGGCCGCAAAGGTGGAAATGCCCAATGGCAAGCTCGGGGAGGTGGACGCCATCATCGCCACCGGTAGTGACAACACGGCCCGCTACTTCGAGCACTACTTCGGCCAACTGCCACGCATCGTACGTAAAAACCGCACCAGCGTGGCCGTGCTGGACGGCAGCGAATCGGAAGCCGAACTGGCAGCGCTCGGCGAGGACGTCTTCCGCTACTTCGGCCTTGGCTGCCGCAACGTGGGCAAGGTCCTCATCCCGCAGGACTTCGACCTGGACCGGCTCTTCGGTGCGCTCTTTCCGTGGAAGGAGATCATCAACCACAACAAGTACGCGAACAACTACGACTACAACAAGGCCGTGTGGCTCTTGGACCGTGCGCCGATCACGGAGAACGGTTTCCTGATCCTGAAGGAGGAAAAAGCGCTCAACAGCCCGGTGGCCGCGCTTTACTATGAGCGGTATGCCGATGCCTCAGCGGTGCAAGCGCTCCTGAAGGAAGAGGAGGGAAGGCTCCAGTGTGTCGTGGGCCACGGCCATATTCCCTTCGGTGAAGCCCAATACCCCGGCCCCGGCGAATACGCGGACAATGTGGATACGCTGGAGTTTTTACTGGGCCTGGATCACTCCTCCGTGTACTCGTAG
- a CDS encoding DUF2461 domain-containing protein, which produces MAWFSPDFNRFFIELAANNNKEWFDMNRTRYEKEVKKPFEVFVGEMIQRVAKVDPNVRIGPKEAIFRINRDVRFSKDKAPYKLNRSALITPAGKKDMNAPGIYFELGPEAVRIYGGAYMPDKEALLRIRSRIAKDLPKFKKLQEDKAFVKHFGTVQGEANKRLPPEFQAAAAKEPLLFNKQFYYGAELPPKMVTSPKLPDVLMEHYHAMAAMSAFLLAK; this is translated from the coding sequence ATGGCCTGGTTCAGCCCCGACTTCAACCGCTTCTTCATCGAACTTGCGGCAAACAACAACAAGGAATGGTTCGACATGAACCGAACGCGCTACGAGAAGGAGGTGAAGAAGCCCTTCGAGGTCTTCGTGGGCGAGATGATCCAGCGCGTCGCTAAGGTCGACCCCAATGTGCGCATCGGGCCGAAGGAGGCCATCTTCCGCATCAACAGGGACGTGCGCTTCAGTAAGGACAAGGCGCCGTATAAACTGAACCGTTCCGCCCTCATTACACCTGCGGGCAAGAAGGACATGAACGCTCCCGGTATCTACTTTGAGCTGGGGCCGGAGGCGGTGCGCATCTATGGCGGCGCCTACATGCCGGACAAGGAAGCGCTGCTGCGCATCCGGTCACGCATCGCGAAGGACCTCCCCAAATTCAAGAAACTCCAAGAGGACAAGGCGTTCGTGAAGCACTTCGGGACCGTTCAAGGCGAAGCGAACAAGCGCCTTCCTCCGGAATTCCAAGCTGCCGCCGCCAAGGAGCCCCTGCTCTTCAACAAACAGTTCTACTACGGTGCGGAGCTGCCGCCTAAGATGGTGACCAGCCCCAAGCTGCCCGATGTTCTCATGGAACATTACCACGCCATGGCCGCGATGAGCGCATTTCTACTGGCGAAGTAG
- a CDS encoding 3-oxoacyl-ACP synthase codes for MKDLFSLKQAMHAACVSALQERISEAQAGVEQAREAGTADTKSSAGDKHETARAMAQQELEKQASALHNLREMEDHLARIDPAHRCPKIQPGALVATDKGLFYVSAAMGKFEVDGKVVLAISMQAPLLSALKNLAIGETGTFNGQVHRLVGIA; via the coding sequence ATGAAGGATCTATTCAGCCTGAAGCAGGCGATGCATGCGGCGTGCGTAAGCGCCCTTCAGGAACGGATCAGTGAGGCGCAGGCCGGCGTGGAGCAGGCACGCGAGGCAGGAACAGCCGATACCAAGAGCAGTGCCGGCGACAAGCACGAGACCGCTCGCGCCATGGCCCAGCAGGAGCTGGAAAAGCAGGCTTCAGCGCTGCACAACCTGCGGGAAATGGAGGACCACTTGGCCCGGATCGATCCCGCTCACCGTTGCCCGAAGATCCAGCCCGGCGCGCTTGTGGCCACGGACAAAGGCCTGTTCTATGTGAGCGCCGCCATGGGCAAGTTTGAGGTGGACGGGAAAGTGGTCCTTGCGATCTCCATGCAGGCACCGCTGTTGAGCGCCTTGAAGAACTTGGCGATCGGCGAGACCGGAACCTTCAATGGCCAAGTCCATCGCTTGGTGGGGATCGCATAG
- a CDS encoding methylated-DNA--[protein]-cysteine S-methyltransferase, whose product MPPKAKNKELELFGPQYVASLETPIGKLWVESDGTRITRVSFNNPGRGRHARRPKVLTEALAQLKAYFAGRRKKFDLPLYHVGSAYRKKVWARLEKIPFGWAVTYADLAAEVGGAARSTGSACGVNPLLIVVPCHRVVGSDGLLTGYAGGLWRKKWLLEHEGVLARELF is encoded by the coding sequence ATGCCCCCCAAGGCCAAGAACAAGGAGCTTGAACTCTTCGGGCCACAGTACGTGGCTTCTTTGGAAACGCCCATTGGAAAGCTCTGGGTGGAATCGGACGGTACGCGGATCACGCGCGTATCGTTCAACAACCCGGGGCGCGGGCGGCATGCGCGTAGGCCCAAGGTGCTGACCGAGGCCTTGGCACAGCTAAAAGCCTACTTCGCCGGGCGGCGGAAAAAGTTCGACCTGCCGCTGTACCATGTGGGCTCGGCCTACCGGAAGAAAGTGTGGGCGCGACTTGAAAAGATCCCCTTCGGCTGGGCAGTGACCTATGCGGACCTGGCTGCGGAGGTGGGCGGTGCGGCACGGTCCACGGGTTCAGCCTGCGGTGTGAACCCTTTGCTGATCGTTGTGCCCTGCCACCGGGTCGTGGGATCCGATGGGCTGTTGACCGGCTATGCGGGCGGGCTTTGGCGAAAGAAATGGCTGCTGGAGCACGAGGGCGTGTTGGCGAGGGAATTGTTCTGA